A window of the Haloarcula litorea genome harbors these coding sequences:
- a CDS encoding DUF7112 family protein, translating into MPERLPSDHETVETHRVAVEQVGRSGRPQVVLPDAVGLDDGDVVGLALDGDDGFAAVETSLDGDTVVRHVADNRRQARERDGPNRLAEWIADAAVQLGGSAHLDVVTADHEYGLRTPGKRVVYTATDDPDDSLSDIARDLDG; encoded by the coding sequence GTGCCAGAGCGCCTCCCCAGCGACCACGAGACCGTCGAGACGCATCGCGTGGCCGTCGAGCAGGTGGGCCGCTCGGGCCGCCCGCAGGTCGTCCTGCCCGACGCCGTCGGCCTCGACGACGGCGACGTGGTCGGCCTCGCCCTCGACGGCGACGACGGCTTCGCGGCCGTCGAGACCAGCCTCGACGGGGACACCGTCGTCCGTCACGTCGCCGACAACCGCCGGCAGGCCCGCGAGCGCGACGGGCCGAACCGCCTCGCCGAGTGGATCGCCGACGCAGCCGTCCAGCTGGGCGGGTCGGCTCACTTAGACGTCGTCACCGCCGACCACGAGTACGGCCTCCGGACCCCCGGCAAGCGCGTCGTCTACACCGCTACCGACGACCCCGACGACTCGCTGTCGGACATCGCGCGGGACCTCGACGGGTAG
- a CDS encoding 30S ribosomal protein S6e codes for MAEFTVAVSDPEDGHTYQIDVDGQDANRFIGRELGDEVDGSAVGLDGYTLELTGGTDAAGRPMRSDLRGTGTEEILTDGGVGFNPTRDGERKRITVRGREVSDQTRQINARIADRGGDAVADLLGDDE; via the coding sequence ATGGCTGAATTCACCGTCGCCGTCTCCGACCCGGAGGACGGCCACACGTACCAGATCGACGTGGACGGACAGGACGCGAACCGATTCATCGGCCGCGAGCTCGGCGACGAGGTCGACGGCAGCGCCGTCGGCCTCGACGGCTACACGCTCGAACTCACCGGCGGCACCGACGCCGCCGGCCGCCCGATGCGGTCGGACCTCCGCGGCACCGGCACCGAGGAGATCCTCACCGACGGCGGCGTCGGCTTCAACCCGACCCGCGACGGCGAGCGCAAGCGCATCACCGTCCGCGGCCGCGAGGTCAGCGACCAGACGCGCCAGATCAACGCCCGCATCGCCGACCGCGGCGGCGACGCCGTCGCGGACCTGCTGGGCGACGACGAGTAA